The Mucilaginibacter mallensis genome has a segment encoding these proteins:
- the topA gene encoding type I DNA topoisomerase, producing MAKNLLIVESPAKAKTIEGYLGKDFTVKSSYGHIRDLVKSEDAIDIAHNFEQKYEVPADKKQVVSDLKKLAKEADMVWLASDEDREGEAISWHLFETLGLKEANTKRIVFHEITKPAILRAIENPRKIDYNLVNAQQARRVLDRLVGFELSPVLWKKVKPSLSAGRVQSVAVRLIVDREREVNKFKSEAAFKIVAIFGKGKEAFKAELPERFAQQDDAEKFLQDCISADFDINSLETRPAKRSPAAPFTTSTLQQEASRKLGYSVSRTMQVAQKLYESGLITYMRTDSVNLSDTALNAAADEIVSAYGNKYHQQRKYKTKSAGAQEAHEAIRPTYFNQHSIDGDGSEKRLYDLIWKRAIASQMSEAQFEKTTAKIGISTRKEELVANGEVMKFDGFLKVYLESSDEEDEPQQDGENAMLPPLTKGQRLALQEMSATERFSRPPARYTEASLVKKLEELGIGRPSTYAPTISTIQNRGYVVKEEREGKQRAFRVLTLKSGNIVKEEKVENTGAEKGKLFPTDIGAVVNDFLVLYFKGIVDFNFTASVEKQFDEIAQGLKEWTDMIRTFYDPFHKDVESTIQTADKATGERELGVHPISGKKISVRIGRYGPFVQVGENATDAEPEKPLYASLRSGQSIETISIEDALELFKLPKKVGIFEDKDMTVAIGKFGPYVRHNSAFYSLPKGIDPLDLTEEQAIELILEKRKKDAEKLIKAFDEDPTVKILNGRWGPYIEFGKLNVKIPKDKDPLELTFEECKALAAIAEKEPKKGGKKFAKKK from the coding sequence ATGGCTAAAAATCTATTAATAGTTGAATCACCGGCGAAAGCCAAAACCATAGAAGGCTACCTCGGCAAAGATTTTACGGTTAAGTCGAGTTATGGACATATTCGTGATTTAGTTAAGTCTGAAGATGCAATAGATATAGCTCATAACTTTGAACAAAAATATGAAGTTCCTGCCGACAAAAAACAGGTAGTTAGCGACTTAAAGAAATTAGCCAAAGAAGCCGACATGGTTTGGCTGGCATCGGACGAGGACCGTGAGGGAGAGGCCATATCGTGGCATTTATTTGAAACATTAGGACTAAAAGAAGCCAATACCAAACGCATTGTTTTTCATGAGATAACCAAGCCCGCAATTTTGCGTGCTATTGAAAATCCACGTAAAATAGATTACAACCTGGTAAATGCACAACAGGCCCGCCGTGTTTTAGACAGGCTGGTTGGTTTTGAACTTTCTCCTGTTTTATGGAAAAAAGTAAAACCATCACTTTCTGCAGGCCGTGTACAATCAGTAGCTGTAAGACTTATTGTTGATCGCGAACGTGAGGTAAATAAATTTAAATCGGAGGCTGCATTTAAAATTGTAGCCATTTTTGGTAAAGGCAAAGAGGCTTTTAAAGCTGAGCTACCTGAAAGGTTTGCCCAACAAGATGATGCAGAAAAGTTTTTACAAGATTGCATCAGCGCTGATTTTGATATAAACTCACTTGAAACACGCCCGGCAAAACGTTCACCCGCAGCACCTTTTACTACATCAACCCTGCAACAGGAAGCCAGTCGAAAACTGGGTTATTCAGTTTCGCGCACCATGCAGGTAGCCCAAAAGCTATATGAATCCGGACTTATCACCTACATGCGTACCGATTCCGTCAATTTGTCTGATACTGCATTAAATGCAGCTGCAGATGAGATCGTATCAGCATATGGTAACAAATATCACCAGCAAAGAAAATATAAAACCAAAAGTGCAGGCGCACAGGAAGCTCACGAAGCTATACGCCCTACTTACTTTAACCAGCATAGTATTGACGGTGATGGTTCTGAAAAACGTCTATACGACCTGATCTGGAAACGCGCCATTGCTTCACAAATGAGTGAAGCCCAATTTGAGAAAACCACCGCAAAAATCGGCATATCAACCCGTAAAGAGGAATTGGTAGCTAATGGAGAGGTGATGAAGTTCGACGGTTTCCTGAAAGTTTACCTCGAATCAAGCGATGAAGAGGATGAACCACAACAGGATGGCGAAAACGCCATGCTGCCACCTTTAACCAAAGGACAGCGCCTGGCCTTACAGGAGATGTCGGCTACAGAGCGCTTTTCACGCCCCCCTGCCCGTTATACCGAGGCCAGTTTGGTAAAGAAATTAGAAGAACTGGGTATCGGCCGTCCATCAACCTACGCTCCTACCATATCAACCATACAAAACCGTGGCTATGTGGTAAAAGAGGAACGTGAAGGCAAACAAAGAGCTTTCAGGGTATTAACGCTTAAAAGCGGCAATATAGTTAAGGAAGAAAAAGTTGAGAATACAGGTGCCGAAAAAGGCAAATTATTCCCTACTGATATTGGCGCAGTTGTAAACGACTTTTTGGTGTTATATTTTAAAGGTATTGTTGATTTCAACTTTACCGCCAGTGTTGAAAAACAGTTTGATGAGATAGCACAGGGATTGAAGGAATGGACGGATATGATCCGTACCTTCTATGATCCTTTTCACAAGGATGTTGAAAGCACCATACAAACTGCTGATAAAGCAACCGGCGAGCGTGAATTAGGCGTACACCCGATAAGCGGTAAAAAAATATCAGTACGTATCGGTCGATACGGTCCGTTTGTGCAGGTAGGTGAAAACGCAACCGATGCAGAGCCGGAGAAGCCTCTATATGCGAGTTTGCGCTCAGGCCAAAGCATTGAGACCATCAGCATTGAAGATGCCTTAGAATTGTTTAAATTACCTAAAAAGGTTGGCATTTTTGAGGACAAGGATATGACCGTTGCCATTGGCAAGTTCGGCCCATATGTAAGGCATAACAGCGCTTTTTATTCGTTGCCGAAAGGTATTGACCCGCTTGACCTTACTGAAGAGCAGGCAATTGAGCTGATATTGGAGAAACGCAAAAAAGATGCAGAAAAGCTGATCAAAGCGTTTGACGAAGATCCTACTGTAAAAATATTGAACGGCCGCTGGGGCCCCTATATTGAATTTGGCAAATTAAATGTTAAGATACCCAAAGACAAAGATCCGCTTGAATTAACCTTTGAAGAGTGTAAAGCACTGGCAGCTATTGCTGAAAAGGAGCCGAAAAAAGGTGGTAAAAAGTTTGCAAAGAAAAAATAA
- the mnmA gene encoding tRNA 2-thiouridine(34) synthase MnmA translates to MSKHGRILVAMSGGVDSSVAAVMLHEQGYEVIGLTMKTWDYASSGGSSKETGCCSLDSINDARALAVGYGFPHYILDIRSEFGDFVIDNFVDEYLAGRTPNPCVLCNTHIKWEALLKRADKLDCEFIATGHYANIRLQDSGRYVISKGKDENKDQSYVLWGVSQKNLARTKFPLGSYSKPEIRQLAMDMGQIELAGKSESYEICFVPDNDYRAFLRHKVEDLEQRVAGGNFVLTDGTIVGKHQGYPFYTIGQRKGLGIALGQPMFVTNIDPVTNTVVLGTADALERKQAWVKNLNLIKYESINEPIEAVTKIRYKDAGTQSTILQMGEHMKVDFHHNVSGIAPGQSAVFYEGNDLLGGGFLM, encoded by the coding sequence ATGAGTAAGCACGGCAGGATATTAGTGGCAATGAGCGGCGGAGTTGATAGTTCGGTAGCGGCAGTAATGCTGCATGAGCAGGGCTATGAAGTTATCGGCCTTACCATGAAAACCTGGGACTATGCCTCTTCAGGCGGTAGTTCAAAAGAAACCGGCTGTTGTAGTCTGGATAGCATTAACGATGCCCGCGCTTTAGCAGTTGGCTATGGTTTCCCGCATTATATATTGGATATCAGGAGTGAGTTCGGCGATTTTGTGATCGACAATTTTGTTGATGAATACCTGGCAGGCCGCACCCCTAACCCATGCGTTTTATGTAACACCCACATTAAATGGGAAGCTTTACTTAAACGTGCCGATAAGCTTGATTGCGAATTTATTGCAACAGGGCATTATGCCAATATCCGCTTACAGGATAGTGGCCGCTATGTAATATCAAAAGGTAAAGACGAAAACAAAGATCAATCATACGTGCTTTGGGGCGTATCACAAAAAAACCTGGCACGTACCAAATTCCCGTTAGGTAGTTATTCTAAACCTGAGATCAGGCAGCTGGCTATGGATATGGGACAGATTGAACTAGCCGGCAAAAGCGAGAGCTACGAAATATGCTTTGTCCCCGATAACGACTACAGAGCCTTTTTAAGGCACAAAGTGGAAGATCTGGAACAACGTGTAGCCGGGGGTAATTTCGTTTTAACAGACGGTACCATAGTGGGCAAGCATCAGGGTTATCCTTTCTACACCATAGGTCAGCGTAAAGGTTTAGGCATTGCTTTAGGGCAGCCTATGTTTGTTACCAATATCGATCCTGTTACCAATACCGTTGTATTAGGTACTGCCGATGCGTTGGAACGTAAACAAGCCTGGGTTAAAAATCTTAACCTTATTAAATACGAAAGCATCAATGAACCAATTGAAGCAGTAACCAAGATCAGGTATAAAGATGCGGGTACTCAAAGTACCATCCTGCAAATGGGCGAGCATATGAAGGTGGATTTCCATCATAATGTTTCGGGCATAGCCCCAGGCCAATCGGCTGTATTTTATGAGGGGAACGACCTGCTTGGTGGTGGTTTTTTAATGTAG
- a CDS encoding TIGR02117 family protein, giving the protein MIFKKIARAIAWIILSFVLFISVYLLAVFVLSMIPVAKEPGTSNNVAIYILTNGDHTDVIVPVKNAVKDWSTEVRYQNTISRDTIAKYVALGWGDKGFYLNTPTWAQLKFSVAFRAAFALSTSAIHTTFCNVPQIGTDCKKIIISNNQYARLVAYVDSSFKRDAQGNIINIKTNANYDSHDAFYEAKGSYNLFYTCNTWANNALKACGQKACLWTPYDRGIFYHYR; this is encoded by the coding sequence ATGATATTTAAGAAGATTGCAAGAGCCATTGCCTGGATAATATTGAGTTTTGTATTATTTATTTCAGTTTATCTGCTGGCCGTTTTTGTTTTATCTATGATCCCGGTTGCTAAAGAGCCCGGTACATCCAATAATGTTGCCATCTATATCCTCACCAATGGCGATCATACCGATGTTATTGTTCCGGTAAAAAATGCGGTGAAAGACTGGAGCACGGAGGTCAGATATCAGAACACCATAAGCCGGGATACTATCGCAAAATATGTGGCATTGGGCTGGGGCGATAAAGGCTTTTATCTCAACACCCCTACTTGGGCCCAGTTAAAATTCAGTGTTGCTTTTAGGGCAGCATTCGCTTTAAGCACATCGGCCATACATACTACATTTTGTAATGTGCCGCAAATAGGCACTGATTGCAAAAAGATCATTATCAGTAATAATCAATATGCCCGGTTGGTAGCTTATGTTGACAGCAGCTTTAAGAGAGATGCACAAGGCAATATCATCAACATAAAAACAAATGCCAATTATGATAGCCATGATGCTTTTTACGAAGCCAAGGGAAGTTACAATTTGTTTTACACCTGCAACACCTGGGCCAACAATGCCCTAAAAGCCTGCGGACAAAAAGCTTGTTTATGGACACCTTATGACAGAGGGATATTTTATCACTACCGTTAG
- a CDS encoding glutamate-5-semialdehyde dehydrogenase, giving the protein MSYTSYFENALIAGRKTSAAPAVINQVLEDLAAATIAQTRYLLQENIKDLDRMDPTDPKYDRLKLTESRLQDIASDILAIAKLESPLGEVLLDKILPNGLQISKVRVPLGVAGVIYEARPNVTFDVFSLCFKTGNICVLKGGSDADFSNRAIMSVIHQVLAKHNIDVNAATLLPVEREATEALLNAIGYIDVLIPRGSQSLINYVRNNSKVPVIETGAGIVHTYFDETGDLEKGADIIFNAKTRRVSVCNALDCLIIHSSRLNDLPNIAERLLEKQVELFADTNAYDALDGHYPANLLNKAEPEHFGTEFLSLKLAVKTVDNLAEALDHIAQYGSKHSEAIISEDGENITTFLNNVDAAAVYANASTAFTDGAQFGLGAEIGISTQKLHARGPMGLDELTSYKWIVKGSGQTRNP; this is encoded by the coding sequence ATGAGCTACACCTCCTATTTTGAAAACGCGCTGATAGCCGGCAGAAAAACAAGCGCTGCTCCTGCTGTTATTAACCAGGTATTGGAAGACCTGGCAGCTGCTACCATTGCTCAAACCAGGTACTTGTTACAGGAAAATATTAAGGATCTTGACAGGATGGATCCAACTGATCCGAAATATGACCGCCTTAAACTTACGGAAAGCCGCCTACAAGATATTGCCAGTGATATATTAGCTATAGCCAAATTAGAAAGTCCGCTGGGTGAAGTGTTGTTGGATAAAATATTGCCAAATGGTTTACAAATCTCTAAAGTAAGAGTTCCATTAGGCGTAGCAGGCGTTATATACGAAGCGAGGCCGAACGTTACCTTTGATGTTTTCTCGCTTTGTTTTAAAACCGGAAATATTTGCGTTTTAAAAGGCGGCAGCGATGCTGACTTTTCAAACAGGGCAATTATGTCGGTAATACACCAGGTACTTGCAAAGCATAATATTGATGTAAATGCAGCCACCTTATTACCCGTTGAACGCGAAGCTACTGAGGCATTGCTCAATGCTATAGGCTATATTGATGTGCTTATACCGCGCGGCAGTCAATCTTTAATAAATTATGTCCGTAATAACAGCAAGGTACCGGTTATAGAAACAGGCGCGGGTATTGTGCATACTTATTTTGATGAAACTGGCGATCTGGAAAAAGGCGCAGACATTATCTTCAATGCAAAAACCCGGCGTGTAAGTGTATGTAACGCGCTGGATTGTTTAATCATACATAGCAGCCGGTTAAATGATCTGCCTAATATAGCTGAGCGCTTATTAGAGAAACAGGTAGAGCTATTTGCTGATACCAATGCATATGATGCTTTAGATGGCCACTATCCTGCCAATCTTTTAAATAAAGCAGAGCCTGAACATTTCGGCACAGAGTTTCTATCGTTAAAATTAGCTGTTAAAACTGTTGATAATTTAGCTGAAGCGCTGGATCATATTGCCCAATATGGCTCAAAACACAGCGAGGCTATTATTTCAGAGGATGGCGAAAACATTACCACATTCCTGAATAATGTAGATGCGGCAGCTGTATATGCCAACGCTTCAACAGCCTTTACAGATGGAGCGCAATTTGGCTTAGGTGCAGAGATAGGTATCAGTACCCAAAAATTACATGCCAGGGGGCCAATGGGATTAGATGAACTAACCAGTTATAAATGGATAGTTAAGGGCAGCGGACAAACCCGTAATCCATAA
- the proB gene encoding glutamate 5-kinase yields the protein MSFNYNRIIIKIGSNVLTQNDGLPDINRITHLVDQIASIKKQGKQVILVSSGAVASGRSLITISEKYDAVAARQLLASIGQVKLINTYSQLFERFNILCSQVLVTKEDFRDRMHYLNMKNCLELLLQCDVIPVVNENDVVSVTELMFTDNDELAGLIASMLNAQALIILSNVDGIYNGDPKLAGSSVINEINGETIDFSSFVNSGKSQFGRGGMITKSTMAQKVAALGIAVHIANGTKDNILTDVLDNNVTHTRFIPNKTASGKKKWLAHSENYATGIVQVNDGAKTALTSNRATSLLPVGLVNILSDFKKGDIIKLVDCAEKLIGLGIAEYSADKARERIGQKNQKPLVHYDYLYLQ from the coding sequence ATGTCATTCAATTACAATCGGATAATAATCAAAATTGGTTCAAATGTTTTAACGCAGAATGACGGCTTACCCGATATAAACCGCATAACCCACCTGGTTGATCAGATTGCATCTATCAAAAAACAAGGCAAGCAGGTTATCCTGGTATCATCCGGTGCAGTTGCCTCGGGCAGAAGCTTGATAACCATATCTGAAAAATATGATGCCGTAGCCGCAAGGCAATTACTGGCGTCAATTGGCCAGGTAAAGCTCATAAATACTTACTCTCAATTATTCGAACGTTTTAATATACTGTGCTCGCAGGTATTGGTAACCAAGGAGGATTTCAGGGACAGGATGCATTACCTCAACATGAAAAACTGCCTCGAACTGTTATTACAATGTGATGTTATCCCCGTGGTAAATGAAAATGATGTGGTATCAGTAACCGAACTGATGTTTACTGATAATGACGAATTAGCCGGGTTGATAGCGTCTATGCTGAATGCCCAGGCACTTATCATTTTGAGCAATGTTGATGGTATATATAATGGGGACCCTAAATTAGCCGGATCAAGCGTAATAAATGAGATCAATGGCGAAACGATTGATTTCTCATCATTCGTAAACTCCGGAAAATCACAATTTGGGCGCGGTGGTATGATCACCAAATCAACCATGGCACAAAAGGTGGCAGCGCTGGGTATTGCGGTTCATATTGCCAACGGTACAAAAGACAATATACTAACCGATGTACTAGATAATAATGTGACACACACACGCTTTATACCAAATAAAACAGCATCAGGGAAAAAAAAGTGGCTGGCACATTCTGAAAACTATGCTACCGGTATAGTACAGGTAAATGATGGTGCAAAAACCGCGCTCACATCAAACAGGGCTACCAGTTTACTTCCGGTGGGCTTGGTAAATATCCTGTCCGACTTTAAAAAAGGCGACATTATTAAGCTAGTTGATTGCGCCGAAAAACTCATCGGTTTAGGCATAGCTGAATATAGTGCTGATAAGGCCCGCGAAAGGATCGGCCAAAAAAACCAGAAACCACTGGTACATTATGATTATCTTTATTTGCAATGA
- a CDS encoding phosphate ABC transporter ATP-binding protein — MTSTPHISVQNLNVHIANQHILKDISINIPNKKVTSIIGPSGCGKTTLLKSFNRLLDNTPDVKITGKVLVDGEDIYDPNAEITHIRKKMGLLSQRPYPLPMSIYDNVAYGPRIHGNPKKAELDELVETQLKATGLWNEVKDRLKAPASKLSIGQQQRLCLARGLAVEPEIILGDESTSALDPTSTHIIEDLFIELKEKYSIVLVTHILRQARRVSDYIIFVYMGKIIEFGPTEEVLLNPKQELTKEYVKGFIS, encoded by the coding sequence ATGACAAGTACTCCACATATCAGTGTTCAAAATTTAAATGTGCATATAGCCAACCAGCACATATTAAAGGATATCAGCATAAATATCCCCAATAAAAAGGTAACCTCAATTATTGGCCCTTCAGGCTGTGGTAAAACAACGTTATTAAAATCATTTAACCGTTTGCTGGATAACACTCCTGATGTAAAAATTACCGGTAAGGTTTTGGTTGATGGCGAAGATATTTATGACCCAAATGCAGAAATAACTCATATCCGCAAAAAAATGGGATTGCTATCACAACGCCCCTATCCACTACCTATGTCTATTTATGATAACGTGGCATACGGCCCGCGCATACATGGCAACCCCAAGAAAGCCGAGCTTGACGAATTAGTTGAAACACAACTAAAAGCAACCGGCTTGTGGAATGAAGTTAAAGACCGTTTAAAGGCCCCTGCTTCAAAGTTATCTATCGGTCAGCAGCAACGCTTGTGCCTGGCACGTGGGTTGGCTGTAGAGCCTGAGATCATCTTAGGTGATGAATCTACCTCAGCATTGGATCCTACCTCTACTCATATTATTGAGGATCTATTTATCGAGCTGAAAGAAAAATACTCCATAGTTTTAGTAACGCACATCTTAAGGCAGGCACGCCGTGTATCAGACTATATCATCTTTGTATACATGGGCAAGATCATTGAGTTTGGCCCGACTGAAGAAGTACTGCTTAACCCAAAACAAGAGCTGACTAAAGAATATGTAAAGGGCTTTATCAGTTAA
- a CDS encoding PstA family ABC transporter permease codes for MIKRKLEELFIKILMILATIIVVGSFFLIVGTIFSKGVPYMTWDMITKIPGGGFYIGKEGGVLNAIIGSLYVAGGATVLGLIISIPVAIFINMYLSGKNFITNVLRTVFDVLFGIPSIVYGAFGFLIMVYFGLRASLLGGIIAVTLLVIPLLVRTLDEVIRTVPGELRDAALSLGSTRWETAKVVLRQIRPGIFTAILLSFGRGIGDVASVLFTAGFSDNIPTSLHEPAATLPLAIFFQLGSPVEEVQGRAYASALILTIVVLIITVLSEILIKKFSKHKI; via the coding sequence ATGATCAAACGCAAATTAGAAGAACTTTTTATCAAGATACTGATGATACTGGCCACTATAATAGTGGTTGGCAGTTTCTTCCTGATAGTAGGTACTATATTTAGCAAAGGCGTGCCTTATATGACATGGGATATGATCACCAAAATACCCGGTGGTGGCTTCTATATTGGCAAGGAAGGCGGTGTATTAAACGCCATCATCGGCTCACTTTATGTGGCAGGCGGGGCGACTGTATTGGGGCTCATAATCAGTATACCCGTAGCTATATTCATCAATATGTACCTATCAGGCAAAAACTTCATCACCAATGTACTACGTACAGTATTTGATGTGCTATTCGGTATACCATCTATTGTTTACGGGGCTTTCGGTTTCCTTATCATGGTATATTTTGGTTTAAGGGCATCACTATTAGGTGGTATTATAGCAGTAACCTTATTAGTGATACCGCTGCTTGTGCGCACACTTGATGAAGTGATACGCACTGTACCCGGCGAGCTGCGTGATGCCGCCCTATCATTAGGCTCCACCCGCTGGGAAACAGCCAAAGTTGTGTTAAGGCAAATAAGGCCGGGAATTTTCACTGCTATCCTCCTATCCTTTGGGCGCGGCATTGGTGACGTGGCATCTGTATTATTCACAGCCGGATTTAGCGATAACATCCCTACATCCCTGCATGAACCTGCCGCTACCCTACCACTGGCCATATTTTTCCAGTTGGGCAGTCCGGTTGAGGAAGTTCAGGGCCGGGCTTATGCCTCAGCGCTTATATTAACTATCGTAGTTTTAATTATTACTGTTTTATCTGAAATACTGATAAAGAAGTTCTCCAAACATAAAATTTAA
- the pstC gene encoding phosphate ABC transporter permease subunit PstC, whose product MQLRLIKDKIISKLMLVFTLASVSIVIIIGIGLYYRSLPVLNNSSWGQLLSSSVWKPMKGLFGFYPFIMGTLWVTAISIIIALPLCLLTSFYLSEYAHTRVKRILIPFVNLLSGIPPVIFGVWGVLFIVPFVQNYIAPHFVEYSTGYSVLAGGLVLAVMIFPLIVSIVNEVLNTIPQELKDASLALGATKWETIKKVTIRKALPGIVAATVLAISRAFGETIAVLMVCGNNAVVPHSVFDTGYPLPALIANNYGEMMSIPLYDSALMFAALLLFIIILLFNVISRIILNRLERNLAG is encoded by the coding sequence ATGCAACTACGCTTAATAAAAGATAAAATCATTTCAAAACTGATGCTGGTGTTTACACTGGCATCAGTTTCTATCGTTATAATCATAGGGATTGGTTTATATTACCGCTCCCTGCCTGTGCTAAATAATTCATCCTGGGGGCAACTACTAAGTTCCTCCGTTTGGAAACCTATGAAGGGGCTTTTTGGCTTTTACCCGTTCATTATGGGTACGCTATGGGTAACGGCTATATCCATTATCATCGCATTACCTTTGTGTTTGCTTACTTCATTCTATTTGTCTGAGTATGCGCATACACGTGTAAAGCGCATACTGATACCGTTTGTGAACCTATTATCAGGCATACCACCGGTTATATTCGGCGTTTGGGGCGTATTGTTTATTGTGCCATTTGTGCAAAATTATATAGCACCTCATTTTGTTGAATATTCAACGGGGTATAGCGTACTGGCAGGCGGACTTGTATTAGCGGTGATGATATTCCCGCTGATAGTAAGTATAGTGAACGAAGTATTAAATACCATCCCGCAGGAGCTAAAAGATGCCTCACTTGCACTTGGCGCTACCAAATGGGAAACTATTAAAAAAGTAACTATACGCAAGGCGCTACCGGGTATTGTAGCAGCAACCGTACTGGCCATATCCCGCGCTTTTGGTGAAACCATTGCCGTGCTGATGGTGTGCGGTAACAACGCGGTTGTACCACATTCAGTATTTGATACGGGCTATCCACTGCCTGCGTTAATAGCTAATAACTATGGTGAAATGATGTCGATACCTTTATATGATTCGGCTTTAATGTTCGCAGCTTTGCTGCTATTTATCATTATCCTGTTATTTAACGTGATATCCAGAATTATTTTAAACCGGTTGGAAAGGAACCTTGCAGGATGA
- a CDS encoding PstS family phosphate ABC transporter substrate-binding protein, whose protein sequence is MKNILNSQTLKVGVLAISTLIVTSSFTKKNTPPPADDLQGTISISGAFALYPITVKWADEFRKLHPNVKFNISAGGAGKGITDALSGLVDIGLASRDINPAEVKKGAYTVYVTKDAVIPTFNTANPDAPALLGKGVKRAQFADIFVTGKITDWKQVAGRVSVPIHIYTRSDAAGAAETWAKYFDKKQEDLLGVAVYGDPGLAQAVKKDPTAIGFNNIAYLYDLKTRKQVAGVHALPIDVNGNGKIDADENFYGTIDELTDAIATGKYPAPPARNLGFLFKGKPQKKELIAFVKYVLTDGQKFVDENGYIALSKQKLQDELKKVN, encoded by the coding sequence ATGAAAAACATATTAAATTCACAAACACTAAAGGTTGGTGTATTAGCAATAAGCACGCTGATTGTAACATCATCCTTTACAAAAAAGAATACTCCGCCTCCTGCTGATGACCTGCAGGGAACTATAAGCATATCCGGCGCGTTTGCCCTGTACCCTATCACCGTTAAATGGGCTGATGAGTTCAGAAAGCTGCACCCTAACGTAAAATTTAACATATCTGCGGGCGGTGCGGGTAAAGGTATAACCGATGCATTATCAGGTTTGGTTGATATTGGTTTAGCTTCACGCGATATCAATCCGGCTGAAGTAAAAAAAGGTGCCTACACTGTGTATGTAACCAAAGATGCCGTTATCCCTACCTTTAATACTGCAAACCCTGATGCACCTGCCTTATTAGGTAAAGGTGTTAAAAGAGCCCAATTTGCCGACATATTTGTTACCGGTAAAATAACCGACTGGAAACAGGTTGCAGGTAGGGTATCTGTTCCTATTCATATTTATACCCGCTCTGATGCTGCCGGTGCTGCTGAAACATGGGCTAAATACTTCGACAAAAAACAAGAAGATCTATTAGGAGTAGCCGTTTACGGTGACCCGGGATTGGCACAGGCTGTTAAAAAAGATCCTACTGCTATCGGCTTTAACAATATAGCTTATTTATATGATCTTAAAACCCGTAAGCAGGTAGCCGGTGTACATGCCTTGCCTATTGATGTTAACGGCAATGGTAAAATTGATGCTGATGAGAATTTCTATGGCACTATTGACGAATTAACAGATGCTATAGCTACAGGTAAATACCCTGCGCCACCCGCTCGTAATTTAGGCTTCCTCTTTAAAGGAAAACCGCAGAAAAAAGAGTTGATCGCATTCGTAAAATATGTATTAACCGATGGTCAAAAGTTTGTTGACGAGAATGGTTACATCGCCCTATCAAAACAAAAACTACAGGACGAACTTAAAAAAGTTAATTGA